From a region of the Gammaproteobacteria bacterium genome:
- a CDS encoding acetolactate synthase 3 catalytic subunit: protein MGDNKVELTGAEIFVRCLQDEGVEYVFGYPGGAVLHIYDALYKQEQVKHVLVRHEQGATHAADGYARATGKPGVVLVTSGPGATNAVTGIATAYMDSIPMVIFTGQVPTNLIGNDAFQEVDNVGITRPCVKHNFLVKDVTKLAETIKKAFYIATTGRPGPVVVDIPKDVSAHKAEYSYPKKIDMRSYNPVIKANQRQIKKAAELMLSAKRPMVYTGGGIILGGAAKPLTDLIKYLGYPITNTLMGLGGYPATDKQFLGMLGMHGTYEANMAMHHCDVLIAIGARFDDRVTGNVQKFCPTAKIIHVDIDPASISKNVKVDVPIVGNVDTVLKDLIKTIKEIGEMPDKKVLADWWKQIEEWRGLDCLKFDRGSELIKPQYVIETLYKVTKGEAFVTSDVGQHQMWAAQFYKFDKPHRWINSGGLGTMGFGLPAAMGAQLAHPDATVACVTGEGSIQMCIQELSTCLQYALPIKVICLNNRFLGMVRQWQEFFYQGRYAMSYMDALPDFVKLAEAYGHVGMRIEKPGDVEGALKEAIRLKDRLVFMDFVTDQTENVYPMIPAGAGLNEMILV, encoded by the coding sequence ATGGGAGATAACAAGGTGGAATTGACTGGCGCCGAGATCTTTGTCCGCTGTTTGCAGGATGAAGGTGTCGAATACGTGTTTGGCTACCCGGGTGGGGCCGTCCTGCATATTTATGATGCGCTCTACAAGCAGGAACAGGTAAAGCACGTATTGGTGCGTCACGAGCAGGGCGCCACGCATGCCGCCGACGGTTATGCGCGTGCCACAGGCAAACCGGGCGTTGTCCTGGTGACCTCCGGTCCGGGCGCCACCAACGCCGTCACCGGGATTGCCACGGCATACATGGATTCGATTCCGATGGTCATTTTTACCGGTCAGGTACCAACGAACTTGATCGGCAACGATGCGTTTCAGGAAGTCGATAATGTGGGCATCACGCGTCCGTGTGTGAAGCACAACTTTCTGGTGAAGGATGTCACCAAGCTCGCCGAGACCATTAAGAAAGCGTTTTATATCGCGACGACCGGTCGTCCCGGTCCGGTGGTGGTCGATATTCCGAAGGATGTTTCGGCGCACAAGGCGGAGTACAGCTATCCGAAGAAGATCGACATGCGGTCTTACAACCCGGTGATTAAGGCTAATCAGCGTCAAATTAAAAAAGCTGCGGAATTGATGCTGTCGGCCAAGCGGCCCATGGTGTACACCGGCGGCGGCATCATTCTTGGCGGTGCGGCGAAACCATTAACCGATCTGATTAAGTATCTGGGTTATCCCATCACCAATACGCTGATGGGGCTCGGTGGCTATCCCGCCACCGATAAACAATTCCTGGGCATGCTGGGCATGCACGGCACTTATGAAGCCAATATGGCGATGCACCATTGCGATGTGTTGATTGCCATCGGCGCGCGCTTTGACGATCGTGTGACGGGTAATGTGCAGAAGTTCTGTCCGACAGCGAAGATTATTCATGTCGATATCGATCCGGCGTCGATTTCCAAAAACGTTAAAGTCGATGTGCCGATTGTTGGCAATGTCGATACCGTACTCAAGGACCTGATCAAAACGATCAAGGAAATCGGCGAGATGCCGGACAAGAAAGTATTGGCCGACTGGTGGAAACAGATCGAGGAATGGCGCGGACTGGATTGCCTGAAGTTTGATCGTGGCAGCGAATTGATCAAGCCGCAGTATGTGATTGAAACCTTGTACAAGGTCACCAAAGGCGAAGCCTTTGTCACGTCCGATGTTGGACAACATCAGATGTGGGCGGCGCAGTTCTATAAATTCGACAAACCCCATCGCTGGATCAATTCCGGTGGTCTGGGCACGATGGGTTTCGGTCTGCCCGCGGCAATGGGTGCACAATTGGCGCATCCCGATGCCACGGTTGCCTGTGTGACCGGTGAGGGCAGCATCCAGATGTGTATTCAGGAGTTGTCTACCTGTCTTCAGTACGCCCTGCCGATCAAGGTTATCTGTTTGAATAATCGTTTCCTGGGTATGGTGCGGCAGTGGCAGGAGTTTTTCTATCAAGGCCGTTACGCCATGTCTTACATGGATGCGTTACCGGATTTCGTCAAACTGGCAGAGGCCTATGGTCATGTCGGCATGCGCATCGAAAAACCGGGCGATGTTGAGGGTGCGTTGAAAGAAGCGATCAGGCTCAAGGATCGCTTGGTGTTTATGGATTTCGTCACTGATCAGACAGAAAATGTCTATCCGATGATCCCGGCCGGTGCGGGCTTGAATGAAATGATTCTGGTGTAA
- a CDS encoding dienelactone hydrolase family protein codes for MNIQTIKRAFLAFVVSVNIAWAQEDAPVVDTAAPIVPAEAVPAAPKTDSTAVQKITLTTPLGTTLDAYVAGPEDAPFGILLLHDYWGLNDSMRQWVQRYAAKGYRALAIDVFDGRKTGKQWLAQEIMGAIDPEWVRYDILAGLKYLKAPGRKIATMGWGYGGWQSFQAALIAPNEISATVIWYGPLDESVEGVRRLRAPVLGIYAKDDSIVPPPKVEGYERLMKRALIRFSASHYAGQHGFADPQYPSYNPGLAEDAWKEVDQFLATHIEKGEAGSGG; via the coding sequence ATGAACATTCAAACGATTAAGCGGGCATTTCTAGCCTTTGTGGTCAGTGTCAATATCGCTTGGGCGCAGGAAGATGCGCCAGTGGTCGACACGGCCGCGCCCATTGTCCCCGCCGAAGCTGTGCCTGCCGCGCCAAAGACTGATTCCACAGCTGTTCAGAAGATTACGCTGACCACGCCCCTGGGCACTACTTTGGACGCTTACGTTGCCGGCCCAGAAGATGCGCCTTTTGGGATACTCCTGCTGCATGACTATTGGGGTTTGAACGACAGCATGCGGCAATGGGTGCAACGCTATGCCGCCAAGGGTTATCGTGCGCTGGCGATCGATGTCTTTGACGGACGTAAGACGGGTAAGCAATGGCTGGCCCAGGAAATCATGGGTGCAATCGATCCCGAGTGGGTGAGATACGACATCCTGGCCGGGCTCAAATACCTCAAAGCCCCGGGGCGCAAGATCGCCACCATGGGTTGGGGCTATGGCGGCTGGCAATCCTTCCAGGCGGCGTTGATTGCACCCAATGAGATTTCGGCGACGGTGATCTGGTATGGCCCCCTGGATGAGAGTGTCGAGGGTGTGCGCCGGTTACGGGCGCCAGTGCTCGGCATTTATGCCAAGGACGACAGCATTGTCCCGCCGCCGAAAGTGGAGGGTTATGAGCGACTGATGAAACGAGCGCTGATTCGATTCAGTGCCAGTCATTACGCAGGGCAACATGGTTTTGCCGATCCGCAGTATCCCAGCTATAACCCTGGTTTGGCCGAGGATGCCTGGAAGGAAGTGGATCAATTCCTGGCGACCCACATTGAAAAAGGGGAGGCGGGAAGCGGCGGTTAG
- a CDS encoding methyltransferase domain-containing protein — MTTGSQPNWDAIAEKFDLWLPHIAPVGAALLDVLQAETGDKILDLASGTGEPALTLARQQPGVNIVGVDAAEGMVRTARNKVERERLANIRFQTMPAERLEFTDESFDKVLCRFGIMLFADPQQGVNEMARVLKTGGRYAFTVWGTAETMTTMYWARQVFKGRIAEELAPALEKVTSLGPPGVIEEMLNRAGLTRFQVSRKRFNYEFQSFDDYWNLIEASDILRQQFEALPTDQCDLIRDEVARFARDFQTPEGLKIPHEYVLVWGDK, encoded by the coding sequence ATGACCACTGGCAGCCAACCCAACTGGGATGCAATCGCGGAAAAGTTTGATCTCTGGTTACCCCACATCGCCCCGGTGGGCGCTGCCCTGCTCGATGTCTTGCAGGCCGAGACCGGGGACAAGATTCTGGACCTTGCCTCGGGCACGGGCGAACCGGCGCTGACCCTGGCCCGGCAACAACCGGGCGTCAACATCGTCGGCGTCGATGCCGCCGAGGGCATGGTGCGCACAGCACGGAACAAGGTTGAACGCGAACGACTGGCTAACATTCGCTTCCAGACCATGCCCGCAGAGAGGCTCGAATTTACCGACGAAAGTTTTGATAAGGTATTATGCCGCTTCGGAATTATGCTCTTCGCCGATCCCCAACAAGGTGTAAATGAAATGGCCCGGGTGCTGAAAACGGGCGGCCGTTACGCCTTCACCGTATGGGGCACAGCAGAGACCATGACCACTATGTATTGGGCACGACAGGTGTTCAAGGGGCGCATTGCTGAGGAATTGGCGCCTGCCTTGGAGAAAGTCACGTCACTGGGACCACCGGGCGTGATCGAGGAAATGCTCAACCGCGCCGGACTCACTCGCTTTCAAGTTTCCAGAAAACGTTTTAACTATGAATTCCAGTCCTTTGATGACTACTGGAATCTGATTGAAGCGTCCGACATCCTGCGCCAACAGTTCGAGGCCCTGCCCACCGATCAGTGCGACCTGATTCGCGATGAGGTCGCGCGCTTCGCCCGAGACTTTCAAACGCCGGAGGGATTAAAGATTCCGCATGAATATGTGTTGGTGTGGGGGGATAAATAA
- a CDS encoding response regulator codes for MDVYKDLHFFPILVADDDPFQRRLVRHTLNSIGYKDIEEADSGLAALKMVKSADYSLIFTDVEMPGINGLELLRQIRCGNTRTPRDTRTVIFTSFSNMTVLRAAIALDVNGFLAKPLKTGDLLDNIRKAINETLHLKPESAYQSVNTDISEVHTAPSAPKLHITTSPKSTAKISTPIKQKPDETAAITLQVSSNVDSGAEEPPPDGAVKISLLQLKPGLVLMRNIVAKDSTLLLAAGSTLSQLVINRLQELRSMLVSEQIWVMAPDDISQDL; via the coding sequence ATGGATGTCTATAAGGACTTACACTTCTTCCCGATTCTTGTTGCCGATGATGACCCGTTTCAGCGGCGTCTCGTGCGACATACGCTAAACAGCATAGGCTACAAGGATATCGAGGAGGCCGACTCTGGCCTGGCAGCACTAAAAATGGTTAAGAGTGCAGATTACTCGCTCATCTTCACTGACGTGGAAATGCCTGGCATCAACGGGCTGGAGTTATTGCGGCAGATTCGCTGCGGTAATACGCGCACCCCGCGTGATACCCGGACTGTTATCTTTACAAGTTTTTCCAATATGACGGTACTTCGCGCTGCTATCGCTTTGGACGTAAACGGCTTTCTAGCTAAACCACTAAAAACCGGTGACTTACTGGACAACATACGCAAAGCGATCAATGAAACCCTGCATTTAAAGCCTGAGAGCGCCTACCAGTCCGTGAATACTGATATCTCCGAGGTACATACCGCCCCTTCCGCACCCAAACTACATATTACTACGTCTCCAAAAAGCACCGCCAAGATCAGTACTCCGATCAAACAAAAACCGGATGAAACCGCCGCCATCACGCTACAAGTCTCAAGCAATGTGGATTCTGGAGCAGAAGAACCACCACCGGACGGCGCGGTAAAAATCTCGCTCCTGCAGCTAAAACCCGGGCTCGTTCTGATGAGAAACATAGTGGCCAAGGACAGTACCCTGTTACTCGCGGCGGGAAGCACGCTCAGCCAGCTGGTCATTAACCGCTTGCAAGAGCTCCGCAGCATGCTGGTCTCGGAGCAGATTTGGGTGATGGCGCCAGACGACATATCTCAAGACCTGTAG
- a CDS encoding response regulator, giving the protein MNTDAPTTIAQRGSVFTILYAVFLALIASVGALLVPNFLQQQHFVEQERRGVAFLVALRPLLEHIPEHRGVCIVQRQGEATWRDRCLALEQTVDRDFQRLARVNSEVGNALETSVRVNALQEWWQRLKKRTVDLSADDFFSQHTALIDEMGDLIDHVADSSGLVLDPVAETYYLMDIAAKRLPLFIESIAQIRGVGSAAINHLDTDSRLDAMVKIELGRENSRQLQVSVAHVLEQTKDQAGTLRDLANEAVQESFGFIVLATTQLLGEHSVDVVPASFFDAGSHALADIFQFYDAVLVQLDTRLEQREQAAAESLYLLIATLVLVLVLGGFLLRRLLASMQQVAMSETRLASIFDAVIDGIIVIDDKGVIKSTNAMVRKIFGYCAEELIGHNVSMLMDNSDASQHDDYLKRYQETGAAKIIGVGRMVKGRRKDGSFFPLDLAVTVTRVANKTLFTGVLRDISERVRADIEFQAQRDQLQRANAALVEAKDQAEAAAKAKSQFLAAMSHEIRTPMNGVVGIVEVLDRTTLDDDQRDLLGTVRESAFSLLGIIDDILDFSKIEAGRLDLEQVPLSLTSLVESVGEALLPLANRKGVELLLFCDPRLPEIQADPVRLRQVLFNLAGNAVKFTGGDPVRRGRVVIRAELETTSAQRAQLLLRVEDNGIGISPEVQTQLFQPFVQAESSTTRRFGGTGLGLTISRRLVELMGGHISLESQPGEGSIFSVHLDLPVASDNIERPDFELTGVKAWVLSQDEVVRSLIERYLSSAGATVTAASSDQDLVQQARTAASSGLVVVMDCDGTQDTGAVRDRVRQALSDSRPRFVIVSRGQRRRARLDGDDGVAVDLEAMRRKTFLHAVAAAVGRASLEKIPPVADALPGPIPLTLAAAEAAGMLILVAEDNEINRKVLSHQLGMLGYPAELAADGREALERWREGRFGLVLTDCHMPEMDGYDLARAIRCEEDGKQHIPIIAITADALKGTDRSCLAAGMDDYLSKPVQLHVLQEKLKKWLPLASIAGGDDTPAAADRMMAASAVDPAALAEVLGVDDKSLMADFYNDFLCNAEETVAALESAYTARQHGEIGALAHRLKSSARSVGANTLADCCLALEQSGKAGDWAEIDRQMAELPGLFASVKAWIQDYVSQAGA; this is encoded by the coding sequence ATGAACACAGATGCCCCCACCACCATTGCGCAGCGTGGATCGGTATTCACTATTTTGTACGCCGTTTTTCTGGCGTTGATTGCCAGTGTGGGCGCGTTGCTGGTTCCCAATTTCCTTCAACAGCAGCACTTTGTGGAACAGGAGCGCCGTGGCGTGGCTTTTCTGGTCGCGCTCCGTCCACTGCTGGAACACATTCCTGAGCATCGTGGCGTGTGTATCGTTCAGCGTCAAGGCGAGGCTACCTGGCGTGATCGGTGTCTTGCGTTAGAGCAGACTGTCGATCGGGATTTTCAGCGGTTGGCCCGGGTGAACAGCGAGGTAGGAAACGCACTCGAGACCTCGGTACGCGTCAATGCCCTTCAAGAATGGTGGCAGCGGCTCAAAAAGCGAACTGTTGATTTGTCTGCGGATGATTTTTTTAGCCAGCACACAGCACTGATCGATGAAATGGGCGATCTGATCGACCACGTGGCGGACAGCTCCGGTCTGGTTCTTGATCCGGTGGCGGAAACCTATTACTTGATGGACATCGCAGCTAAGCGGTTACCGCTATTCATCGAGTCCATCGCGCAGATTCGCGGCGTTGGTAGTGCAGCGATCAATCATCTCGATACGGACAGCAGACTGGATGCTATGGTGAAAATAGAACTGGGGCGGGAGAATAGCAGACAATTGCAGGTGAGTGTCGCACACGTTCTGGAACAGACTAAGGACCAAGCCGGGACACTTAGGGATTTGGCAAATGAGGCGGTGCAAGAATCATTTGGGTTTATTGTTCTGGCGACAACCCAACTTCTGGGTGAGCATAGTGTTGACGTTGTCCCCGCTTCATTTTTTGATGCTGGCAGCCATGCCCTCGCGGATATTTTTCAGTTCTACGATGCCGTTCTGGTGCAGCTGGACACTCGTCTGGAGCAACGGGAGCAGGCGGCTGCAGAGTCATTGTATCTGTTGATTGCAACGTTGGTGTTGGTGCTGGTTCTGGGGGGATTTCTGCTCAGACGCCTGCTGGCATCAATGCAACAAGTGGCCATGAGCGAAACTCGTTTAGCGTCTATTTTCGATGCGGTCATCGACGGGATCATCGTCATCGACGATAAAGGCGTTATCAAGTCCACCAACGCTATGGTACGGAAGATCTTCGGATATTGCGCCGAGGAACTGATTGGTCACAATGTCAGCATGCTGATGGATAACTCGGATGCCAGTCAGCACGATGATTATCTAAAGCGTTATCAAGAAACCGGGGCTGCTAAAATCATAGGTGTCGGACGCATGGTGAAAGGTCGACGTAAGGATGGCAGCTTCTTCCCCCTGGATCTGGCGGTGACCGTCACCCGCGTTGCGAATAAGACCTTGTTTACCGGGGTCTTGCGTGATATCAGCGAACGGGTGCGGGCGGACATCGAATTCCAGGCGCAGCGTGATCAGTTGCAGCGTGCCAATGCCGCGCTGGTCGAGGCCAAGGATCAGGCCGAGGCGGCCGCCAAGGCCAAAAGCCAATTTCTGGCTGCCATGAGTCATGAGATTCGCACGCCTATGAACGGTGTCGTGGGTATCGTTGAGGTGTTGGACCGCACCACTCTTGATGACGATCAGCGCGATTTATTGGGAACCGTGCGCGAATCCGCCTTCTCGCTGCTGGGGATCATCGACGACATTCTCGACTTTTCCAAGATCGAGGCGGGTCGCCTGGACCTGGAACAGGTGCCGCTGTCACTGACGAGTCTGGTCGAGAGCGTTGGCGAGGCGCTGTTGCCCTTGGCGAATCGCAAGGGAGTCGAGTTGCTATTGTTCTGTGATCCACGTTTGCCGGAAATTCAAGCCGATCCGGTGCGGTTGCGTCAGGTGCTGTTCAATCTGGCGGGCAATGCCGTTAAGTTCACCGGCGGTGATCCAGTCCGTCGCGGACGGGTCGTGATTCGCGCGGAACTGGAGACAACCTCGGCGCAACGGGCACAGCTGTTGTTGCGGGTGGAGGACAATGGTATCGGCATCAGCCCTGAAGTCCAGACGCAATTGTTCCAGCCCTTTGTCCAGGCCGAAAGCTCCACCACGCGGCGTTTTGGTGGCACTGGACTGGGTCTGACGATCAGTCGCCGTCTGGTCGAACTCATGGGCGGACACATCAGTCTGGAGAGTCAGCCGGGGGAGGGCTCGATTTTTTCCGTACACCTCGATTTACCGGTTGCCTCCGATAACATCGAGCGGCCTGATTTTGAGTTGACGGGCGTGAAGGCATGGGTATTAAGCCAGGATGAGGTCGTCCGCTCCTTGATCGAACGTTACCTGTCTTCCGCCGGAGCAACCGTTACTGCAGCCAGTAGTGACCAGGATTTAGTCCAGCAGGCACGCACGGCCGCGAGCAGTGGGCTTGTCGTGGTCATGGATTGTGACGGAACGCAGGATACCGGCGCCGTGCGCGATCGTGTGCGGCAGGCATTGAGCGATTCTCGGCCACGATTTGTGATCGTCAGCCGCGGGCAGCGCCGGCGCGCCCGGCTCGATGGCGATGACGGCGTGGCCGTAGACCTGGAGGCCATGCGCCGGAAGACGTTTCTGCATGCCGTTGCGGCAGCGGTGGGGCGCGCTTCTCTGGAAAAAATCCCGCCCGTCGCCGACGCACTGCCTGGCCCGATACCGCTGACCCTGGCAGCCGCAGAAGCGGCGGGGATGTTGATACTGGTCGCCGAGGATAACGAAATCAACCGCAAGGTGCTCAGCCATCAGCTCGGCATGCTGGGCTATCCGGCCGAACTGGCCGCTGATGGCCGCGAGGCATTGGAACGCTGGCGTGAAGGGCGTTTTGGTTTGGTATTGACCGATTGTCATATGCCGGAAATGGATGGTTATGACCTGGCCCGCGCGATCCGGTGCGAGGAGGATGGCAAGCAACATATCCCCATCATTGCCATTACCGCGGATGCGCTCAAAGGCACGGATCGGAGTTGTCTTGCCGCAGGCATGGACGATTATCTGTCCAAGCCGGTGCAATTGCATGTGTTGCAGGAGAAGCTGAAAAAATGGTTGCCGCTGGCATCAATCGCCGGTGGAGATGACACCCCCGCAGCGGCTGACCGGATGATGGCTGCCAGTGCCGTCGATCCCGCTGCCCTTGCCGAGGTGCTGGGCGTTGATGACAAAAGCCTGATGGCGGATTTCTACAATGATTTTTTGTGTAATGCCGAAGAGACAGTGGCTGCTCTTGAATCAGCCTATACTGCACGGCAACACGGCGAAATCGGAGCACTGGCGCACCGTTTGAAATCTTCGGCGCGCAGCGTCGGCGCCAACACATTGGCCGATTGCTGCCTGGCGCTGGAACAATCCGGAAAGGCCGGGGATTGGGCGGAGATTGATCGGCAAATGGCAGAATTGCCGGGACTCTTTGCTTCAGTGAAGGCGTGGATACAGGATTATGTGAGTCAGGCGGGCGCTTGA